From Aspergillus chevalieri M1 DNA, chromosome 4, nearly complete sequence, a single genomic window includes:
- a CDS encoding uncharacterized protein (COG:K;~EggNog:ENOG410PJRC), which yields MDSSTGLSSTMSSLHNPLAGIPAQPTNSSNINVSLMSPPQSVYYNYYNSASSDLKDLNNVLSHSMHNNTNANANTITNAGSLLDWFTTPLDQGLGGTGPMLREYDILKGVA from the coding sequence ATGGACTCCAGTACAGGCCTGAGTTCAACTATGTCCTCCCTTCACAATCCCTTAGCCGGCATCCCAGCGCAACccaccaactcctccaacATCAATGTCTCCTTAATGTCTCCGCCTCAATCAGTGTACTACAACTACTACAATAGCGCCTCCAGCGATCTAAAAGATTTGAATAACGTTCTATCGCACTCGATGCATAACAATACAAACGCAAATGCAAACACAATTACAAATGCAGGCTCACTTCTAGATTGGTTCACAACCCCACTTGATCAGGGACTGGGCGGGACGGGGCCGATGTTGAGGGAGTATGATATATTAAAAGGTGTCGCTTAA
- a CDS encoding uncharacterized protein (COG:S;~EggNog:ENOG410PPJ7;~InterPro:IPR000048;~TransMembrane:1 (o465-490i);~go_function: GO:0005515 - protein binding [Evidence IEA]) has product MTSEPPSEHSSSTKLLSESWATLSISDAHSEDGTRSEQTDIGSLIDQTSTGDVASLDDRSEVGENYEDHDDDQDSEEEDNDEEADNNDDDGAYDGGSISESQELPALYHRFGGDIEDSGLTAKAAFHQSTDSIEFIEPDKWPEMEQVELKHTVQIFEGVEAARLKEQLPPNQQNALLTATVQQTMTKYSLDIDQPFRVLYIGNPDFRTIVLDKIGDVLVSSSCSSYESSSSESSRYHVIPTSFGADAVPNFAELLPIHVQLIVDECLEASSDPRSGKPSTVSLKFKNRPSCTSYWTGSEYCLSSPSDWTLPDVAIFFVSSTDDAAAVETQHQARTFMERHGVPAMMISEKPWWEMTTELIPVNRHSLHMCLESRHSLGGEPTVLRRYPIDLPTFESIASSQLNRNLASLANLYPKQVNKVTAEVPKPCAMEPFSLDIEKYSKYIPRFDYLKYSDHAQKLSPSLRLLAITVISAIAITLAYTVVSAAFVYLSQFFSRYDISEVVSPSSGISNKNIIPIETLGQNSLSVIHSSAGEVQSLRNQYECSTQLEELMGIALSPPVKQGKPDRFELQVIGDSHVILKPPRRLSLKKPKFGVSVTRYGNAIPYELSKLFEGVYSLNLDREDAYGLVNVTITTSKPPLEQTTQVDFGTPWLKIANWKRAASTLSTELVKDLNTAQTGLSKAYDRLYTDLQVAMGDVVKRSHLLQQEVDDIRGSTRLSLENLSLETRNAVLARSKQLSEFVRRDAVQPFWAVCSVFQEQTSKANTEAKDLVMNTWRRISSIPAPRVDLGTMMDRFRDARKSEALNKAQKRARGLVRRRAYDSGRRQR; this is encoded by the coding sequence ATGACGTCAGAACCTCCCTCAGAGCACTCGTCCTCCACCAAACTATTGAGCGAGAGCTGGGCTACGCTGAGCATCTCTGATGCACATTCGGAGGATGGTACGCGCTCTGAGCAGACGGACATCGGGTCCCTGATCGATCAAACTAGTACCGGCGACGTTGCCAGCCTTGACGACCGCAGCGAGGTTGGTGAGAACTACGAGGACCACGATGACGATCAGGactctgaagaagaagataatGATGAGGAGGCGGATAACAATGATGACGATGGGGCATATGATGGCGGAAGCATCTCTGAGTCTCAGGAGCTCCCTGCCCTCTATCATCGCTTTGGTGGTGATATCGAGGACAGTGGTCTTACTGCGAAGGCTGCTTTCCATCAATCCACTGACTCTATTGAGTTCATCGAGCCAGACAAGTGGCCCGAGATGGAGCAGGTCGAGCTCAAGCATACTGTTCAGATCTTCGAGGGGGTTGAGGCTGCTCGTTTGAAGGAGCAGCTGCCTCCCAATCAACAGAATGCGCTGCTCACGGCCACGGTTCAGCAGACAATGACTAAGTACAGCTTGGACATCGACCAGCCTTTTCGGGTGCTGTATATCGGGAACCCGGATTTCCGGACCATAGTACTCGACAAGATCGGTGATGTTCTAGTGTCCAGCTCGTGCAGCAGTTATGAGAGTAGCTCTTCCGAGTCATCCAGATACCATGTCATTCCAACGTCCTTTGGGGCAGATGCCGTACCTAATTTCGCGGAACTGCTTCCAATCCATGTCCAGCTTATTGTCGATGAATGCTTGGAAGCCTCGTCTGATCCGCGATCTGGAAAGCCCAGCACCGTGAGTCTCAAGTTCAAGAACCGTCCATCATGCACTTCATACTGGACTGGAAGCGAATACTGTCTATCATCTCCTTCGGACTGGACATTGCCAGATGTGGCCATCTTCTTCGTATCGAGCACGGATGACGCTGCCGCAGTGGAGACCCAACATCAAGCCCGCACCTTCATGGAGAGACACGGCGTTCCCGCCATGATGATTTCGGAGAAGCCATGGTGGGAAATGACTACGGAGTTGATCCCTGTCAACCGCCATAGCCTCCATATGTGTCTAGAGTCTCGCCATTCCCTTGGTGGAGAGCCCACGGTGTTACGGAGGTATCCTATCGACTTGCCGACTTTTGAAAGCATTGCTTCCAGCCAGCTGAACAGAAATCTGGCTTCGTTGGCCAATCTCTATCCTAAGCAAGTCAACAAGGTCACGGCAGAAGTTCCCAAACCATGTGCAATGGAGCCTTTCTCCTTGGACATCGAGAAGTATTCGAAGTATATCCCGCGCTTTGATTACTTAAAATACTCGGACCACGCTCAGAAATTGTCCCCCTCCTTACGTCTACTTGCTATCACAGTCATCTCCGCCATTGCTATTACCCTAGCATATACTGTCGTGAGCGCTGCTTTCGTCTACCTTTCTCAATTCTTCTCGCGGTATGATATTTCTGAGGTTGTATCGCCTTCTAGCGGCATCTCTAACAAGAATATCATTCCCATCGAGACCTTGGGACAGAATTCACTTTCCGTAATACATTCGTCGGCCGGCGAAGTTCAGTCACTGAGGAATCAATACGAATGCAGCACCCAGCTTGAGGAGTTAATGGGCATTGCGCTCTCACCACCAGTTAAACAAGGGAAACCGGACAGGTTTGAGCTTCAGGTGATTGGGGATTCTCATGTTATCCTGAAGCCGCCACGCCGGCTGTCGCTAAAGAAGCCAAAGTTCGGTGTCAGTGTCACTAGATACGGAAATGCCATCCCTTACGAGCTCTCCAAGTTATTTGAAGGTGTCTACTCGTTGAACTTGGATCGAGAGGATGCCTACGGGCTTGTGAACGTGACCATCACTACCTCTAAGCCACCACTTGAGCAGACCACTCAGGTCGATTTCGGAACGCCGTGGCTCAAGATTGCGAACTGGAAACGAGCAGCGTCTACCCTCTCTACAGAGCTTGTGAAGGACTTGAACACGGCTCAGACTGGATTGTCCAAAGCATATGATCGACTGTACACAGATCTTCAAGTGGCCATGGGCGATGTCGTGAAGAGGTCACATCTTCTGCAGCAAGAAGTTGATGATATACGTGGATCGACGCGTCTTTCGCTTGAAAATCTGTCTCTTGAGACGAGAAACGCTGTCCTTGCGCGATCCAAGCAACTATCTGAGTTTGTTCGACGTGACGCCGTCCAACCCTTTTGGGCAGTCTGTTCAGTGTTCCAAGAACAAACCAGTAAGGCCAACACGGAGGCAAAGGATCTCGTGATGAATACGTGGAGACGAATCAGTAGCATTCCGGCGCCTAGGGTCGATCTGGGGACCATGATGGACCGTTTTCGAGATGCCCGGAAAAGCGAGGCATTGAACAAGGCGCAGAAGCGTGCGCGGGGATTAGTGAGACGGAGGGCTTATGACTCGGGGAGGCGTCAGAGATGA
- a CDS encoding Ran GTPase-binding protein YRB1 (BUSCO:EOG09264XT5;~COG:U;~EggNog:ENOG410PJH4;~InterPro:IPR000156,IPR011993;~PFAM:PF00568,PF00638;~go_process: GO:0046907 - intracellular transport [Evidence IEA]): protein MSDAAKPDPTTAAPAEKEKPTTTTEESKPESGKPAAPKTTDSVFSMFGGGPKKEKKEEEESQEAKDEPSGSSKAQKEGEEEEAPESPEVHFEPVIRLTEKVETKTNEELEEQTFKMRAKLFRFDANSKEWKERGTGDVRLLKHSENNKTRLVMRRDKTLKVCANHYIVPDMKLSPNVGSDRSWVWNATADVSEGEPEAATLAIRFANSENANLFKDAFEKARQENEKAISQ from the exons ATGTCTGACGCCGCGAAGCCCGACCCCACCAccgctgctcctgctgagaaggagaagcccaccaccactaccgaAGAGTCCAAGCCCGAGAGCGGGAAGCCCGCCGCCCCTAAGACGACGGATAGTGTTTTCTCTATGTTTGGCGGTGGTCctaagaaggaaaagaaggaggaggaggagtcTCAGGAGGCTAAGGATGAGCCTTCTGGTTCTTCCAAGGCGCAGAAGGAAGGTGAGGAG GAGGAAGCTCCCGAATCCCCTGAAGTCCACTTCGAGCCCGTCATCCGCCTCACCGAGAAAGTCGAGACCAAGACCAACGAAGAACTCGAGGAGCAGACCTTCAAGATGCGCGCTAAGCTGTTCAGATTCGACGCCAACAGCAAGGAATGGAAGGAGCGTGGTACAGGTGATGTCAGATTGTTGAAGCACTCCGAGAACAACAAGACCCGTCTGGTGATGCGCCGCGACAAGACCCTCAAGGTCTGCGCTAACCACTATA TCGTCCCTGATATGAAGTTGAGCCCCAACGTCGGCAGTGACCGTAGCTGGGTTTGGAACGCAACCGCAGATGTCAGTGAGGGCGAGCCCGAGGCTGCTACTTTGGCTATCCGTTTCGCCAATAGCGAGA ACGCCAATTTGTTCAAGGATGCCTTCGAGAAGGCTCGGCAGGAGAACGAGAAGGCCATTTCTCAGTAG
- a CDS encoding putative transcription initiation factor subunit (TAF30) (COG:K;~EggNog:ENOG410PJJH;~InterPro:IPR005033,IPR016665,IPR027353,IPR038704;~PFAM:PF03366,PF17035;~go_process: GO:0006355 - regulation of transcription, DNA-templated [Evidence IEA]) → MPDVKRGIRLVTEQQIVNGDSGVEGFPLRSWSIEVYQVNEHGELVAANVFDKVTYTLHPSFGDRAIQTFKNPPFRISEEGWGEFDLSITLTADKDYTVTHDLNFAQPRYESKHVLTFKNPKPALLATLRETGPVPGDENGMKSKRAAGADEGSKKKKRMEKNVDMDKLADGLQRLGEDDLLQVVQMVHDNKAPDSYTKNDIEQGEFHVDLYTLPDNLIKMLWDFTQEKGAL, encoded by the exons ATGCCTGAT GTTAAGAGAGGTATTAGGCTGGTTACAGAGCAGCAGATTGT AAACGGCGACTCCGGCGTCGAAGGATTCCCGCTCCGATCGTGGTCGATCGAGGTCTACCAAGTCAACGAGCATGGGGAGCTGGTTGCCGCCAACGTCTTCGACAAGGTGACATACACCTTGCATCCTAGTTTTGGGGATAGAGCTATTCAGA CATTCAAAAACCCCCCATTCCGGATCTCGGAGGAAGGATGGGGTGAATTCGACTTGTCAATTACCCTTACCGCCGACAAGGATTATACCGTGACGCACGACCTCAACTTTGCGCAGCCGCGCTATGAATCCAAACATGTCCTT ACGTTCAAAAACCCCAAGCCTGCGTTATTGGCGACCCTCCGCGAAACGGGACCGGTTCCTGGCGATGAGAATGGTATGAAGTCGAAGCGTGCGGCGGGAGCAGATGAGGGGTCTAAAAAGAAGAAACGCATGGAGAAGAAT GTCGACATGGACAAATTGGCAGATGGACTCCAGCGCCTCGGAGAAGATGACCTTCTCCAGGTCGTGCAGATGGTACACGACAATAAAGCACCAGACTCGTATACCAAGAATGACATTGAGC AGGGCGAATTCCACGTGGACCTATATACCCTCCCAGACAACCTCATCAAGATGCTCTGGGACTTTACACAAGAAAAGGGTGCTCTATGA
- the LYS1_3 gene encoding saccharopine dehydrogenase (COG:E;~EggNog:ENOG410PG8G) — translation MHIHFGHCHKAQPGWVNYISWFNSGGGLLYDIEYLTDENNHRVAAFKYHAGYAGAAVALMAWDHEVTTGPGGGPLGSIPVFETAGNVVDAVKKGIASTSQHQQEQREPRVLVIGAVNFCQQAGIPDSHIIQWDIAETSARGDGLYPEINDADIFINCIYLPTGTHIPPFVARESLSVSGRTLKA, via the coding sequence ATGCACATCCACTTCGGGCACTGCCACAAAGCCCAACCAGGCTGGGTGAATTACATCTCCTGGTTCAACTCCGGTGGCGGTCTACTGTACGATATCGAGTATCTCACCGATGAGAATAACCATCGTGTTGCTGCGTTCAAATATCATGCTGGATACGCGGGGGCGGCTGTTGCGCTGATGGCATGGGATCATGAGGTCACCACCGGTCCTGGTGGTGGACCGTTGGGATCGATTCCGGTGTTTGAGACTGCGGGGAATGTCGTCGATGCTGTGAAGAAGGGTATAGCATCTACCTCGCAGCACCAACAAGAGCAACGCGAGCCGCGAGTCCTCGTAATCGGGGCCGTCAATTTCTGTCAGCAAGCTGGTATCCCGGACTCTCATATCATCCAGTGGGATATCGCAGAAACTTCAGCACGCGGCGACGGGCTGTACCCCGAGATCAACGACGCagacatcttcatcaactgcaTCTATCTCCCCACGGGGACGCACATCCCCCCGTTCGTGGCTAGGGAGTCCCTCTCTGTGTCTGGGCGGACGTTAAAAGCGTGA